Proteins encoded together in one Cicer arietinum cultivar CDC Frontier isolate Library 1 chromosome 4, Cicar.CDCFrontier_v2.0, whole genome shotgun sequence window:
- the LOC101509714 gene encoding probable aspartic proteinase GIP2: MSSSNFQLQHLITLLLFFFISSTFSQQSFRPKALVLPVTKDTSTTNQYIAQINQRTPLVPLNLVVDLGGQFLWLDCEQHYTSSTYRPARCRSAQCSLAKSTACGDCFSSPKPGCNNNTCSIFPDNTVTHTATSGELAEDVLSIQSTNGFNPTQNVAVSRFLFSCAPTSLLEGLASGASGMAGLGRTKIAFPSQLASAFSFDRKFAICFSSSDGVVLFGDGPYGFLPNVVYDSESLTYTPLLINPVSTASAFTQGEPSAEYFIGVKKIKIDDKVVSLNTSLLSINSNGIGGTKISTVDPYTVLEASIYKAVTDGFVKASVARNLTRVDSFHPFEFCYTNLGGTRLGAAVPTIELVLQNENVVWSIFGANSMVNINDEVSCLGFVNGGENVRTSIVIGGYQLDNNLLQFDLAASRLGFSSTLFGRQTGCYNFNFTSAT, from the coding sequence ATGTCTAGTTCCAATTTTCAACTTCAACACCTCATTACCctccttttatttttcttcatttcatCCACATTCTCTCAACAATCTTTCAGACCAAAAGCACTTGTCCTCCCAGTCACAAAAGATACATCAACAACAAACCAATACATAGCACAAATCAACCAAAGAACCCCACTCGTCCCACTAAATCTCGTCGTTGATCTCGGCGGCCAATTCCTCTGGCTAGATTGCGAACAACACTATACTTCCTCCACATACCGCCCTGCACGCTGCCGCTCCGCCCAATGCTCCCTCGCCAAATCCACCGCCTGCGGTGATTGCTTCTCATCCCCCAAACCAGGTTGCAACAACAACACCTGCAGTATCTTTCCCGATAACACCGTCACCCATACTGCCACCAGCGGCGAACTCGCTGAAGACGTTTTATCAATTCAATCCACCAACGGCTTCAATCCAACACAAAACGTTGCCGTTTCACGTTTCCTATTTTCGTGCGCGCCGACTTCATTATTAGAAGGACTCGCAAGTGGTGCTTCTGGTATGGCCGGTCTCGGTAGAACCAAAATCGCTTTTCCATCTCAATTAGCTTCTGCTTTTAGCTTCGACAGGAAATTTGCTATTTGCTTTTCGTCTTCAGACGGCGTCGTTTTATTCGGTGACGGTCCTTACGGTTTTCTCCCAAATGTCGTATATGATTCCGAATCGTTAACTTACACGCCGCTTTTAATTAATCCAGTCAGCACGGCTTCGGCTTTCACTCAAGGTGAGCCGTCAGCCGAATATTTCATCGgcgtgaaaaaaataaaaatagatgataAAGTGGTTTCGCTTAACACAAGTTTGTTATCTATAAACAGTAACGGTATTGGTGGAACGAAAATTAGTACCGTGGATCCTTACACGGTTCTAGAAGCTTCTATTTATAAAGCGGTTACAGATGGTTTTGTTAAAGCGTCGGTTGCTAGAAACCTAACGAGGGTGGATTCCTTTCATccttttgaattttgttatacTAATTTGGGTGGGACGCGATTGGGTGCGGCCGTGCCTACAATTGAGCTCGTTTTGCAAAATGAAAATGTGGTTTGGAGTATATTTGGTGCGAATTCGATGGTGAATATAAATGATGAGGTTTCGTGTCTTGGGTTTGTGAATGGTGGTGAGAATGTGAGGACTTCGATTGTGATTGGAGGGTATCAGTTGGATAATAATCTTTTGCAATTTGATTTGGCTGCATCTAGATTGGGATTTAGCTCTACGCTATTTGGACGCCAAACTGGATGTTATAATTTCAACTTTACATCCGCAACTTAA